In Nomascus leucogenys isolate Asia chromosome 8, Asia_NLE_v1, whole genome shotgun sequence, a single genomic region encodes these proteins:
- the METTL7A gene encoding methyltransferase-like protein 7A isoform X1, which yields MEPTIFILRLAICILAFPMYLLNFLGLWSWICKKWFPYFLERFTVMYNEQMASKKRELFGNLQEFAGPSGKLSLLEVGCGTGANFKFYPPGCRVTCIDPNPNFEKFLIKSIAENRHLQFERFVIAAGENMHQVADGSVDVVVCTLVLCSVKNQEQILREVCRVLRPGGAFYFMEHVAAERSTWNSFWQQVLDPAWHLLFDGCNLTRESWKALERASFSKLKLQHIQAPLSWELVRPHIYGYAVK from the exons ATGGAGCCTACCATCTTTATCCTGAGACTGGCCATCTGCATCCTGGCATTTCCCATGTACCTGCTGAACTTTCTGGGCTTGTGGAGCTGGATATGCAAAAAATGGTTCCCCTACTTCTTGGAGAGGTTCACTGTGATGTACAACGAACAGATGGCAAGCAAGAAGCGGGAGCTCTTCGGCAACCTGCAGGAGTTTGCGGGCCCCTCCGGGAAGCTCTCCCTGCTGGAGGTGGGCTGTGGCACCGGGGCCAACTTCAAGTTCTACCCACCTGGGTGCAGGGTGACCTGTATTGACCCCAACCCCAACTTTGAGAAGTTTTTGATCAAGAGCATTGCAGAGAACCGACACCTGCAGTTTGAACGCTTTGTGATAGCTGCCGGGGAGAACATGCACCAGGTGGCCGATGGCTCTGTGGACGTGGTGGTCTGCACCCTAGTGCTGTGCTCTGTGAAGAACCAGGAGCAGATTCTCCGCGAGGTGTGCAGAGTGCTGAGACCA ggaGGGGCTTTTTATTTCATGGAGCATGTGGCAGCTGAGCGTTCGACTTGGAATTCCTTCTGGCAACAAGTCCTGGATCCTGCCTGGCACCTTCTGTTTGATGGGTGCAACCTGACCAGAGAGAGCTGGAAGGCCCTGGAGCGGGCCAGCTTCTCTAAGCTGAAGCTGCAGCACATCCAGGCCCCACTGTCCTGGGAGTTGGTGCGCCCTCATATCTATGGATATGCTGTGAAATAG
- the METTL7A gene encoding methyltransferase-like protein 7A isoform X2 has product MEPTIFILRLAICILAFPMYLLNFLGLWSWICKKWFPYFLERFTVMYNEQMASKKRELFGNLQEFAGPSGKLSLLEVGCGTGANFKFYPPGCRVTCIDPNPNFEKFLIKSIAENRHLQFERFVIAAGENMHQVADGSVDVVVCTLVLCSVKNQEQILREGGAFYFMEHVAAERSTWNSFWQQVLDPAWHLLFDGCNLTRESWKALERASFSKLKLQHIQAPLSWELVRPHIYGYAVK; this is encoded by the exons ATGGAGCCTACCATCTTTATCCTGAGACTGGCCATCTGCATCCTGGCATTTCCCATGTACCTGCTGAACTTTCTGGGCTTGTGGAGCTGGATATGCAAAAAATGGTTCCCCTACTTCTTGGAGAGGTTCACTGTGATGTACAACGAACAGATGGCAAGCAAGAAGCGGGAGCTCTTCGGCAACCTGCAGGAGTTTGCGGGCCCCTCCGGGAAGCTCTCCCTGCTGGAGGTGGGCTGTGGCACCGGGGCCAACTTCAAGTTCTACCCACCTGGGTGCAGGGTGACCTGTATTGACCCCAACCCCAACTTTGAGAAGTTTTTGATCAAGAGCATTGCAGAGAACCGACACCTGCAGTTTGAACGCTTTGTGATAGCTGCCGGGGAGAACATGCACCAGGTGGCCGATGGCTCTGTGGACGTGGTGGTCTGCACCCTAGTGCTGTGCTCTGTGAAGAACCAGGAGCAGATTCTCCGCGAG ggaGGGGCTTTTTATTTCATGGAGCATGTGGCAGCTGAGCGTTCGACTTGGAATTCCTTCTGGCAACAAGTCCTGGATCCTGCCTGGCACCTTCTGTTTGATGGGTGCAACCTGACCAGAGAGAGCTGGAAGGCCCTGGAGCGGGCCAGCTTCTCTAAGCTGAAGCTGCAGCACATCCAGGCCCCACTGTCCTGGGAGTTGGTGCGCCCTCATATCTATGGATATGCTGTGAAATAG